One region of Clavibacter michiganensis subsp. tessellarius genomic DNA includes:
- a CDS encoding bifunctional [glutamine synthetase] adenylyltransferase/[glutamine synthetase]-adenylyl-L-tyrosine phosphorylase, which produces MRRGQTLTGALARAGFARLSEVGAALAEAADLSGWAEADLVEALTPSADPDAALDALVRLLRIDPERTRAVLGDGDARHRLARVLGSSAGLADFLARHPAELDGFARPLAHLPAPGDVRDVLLRSVGAVEGVAATTGAEARAALRIRYRALVARVAAWDLVHPDPLVAVRPVTAALADLAGAALEASLAVARAELSSPGTFGRARPEEIAATRLAVIGMGKAGARELNYVSDVDVIFVAEAALDADGEPVIEPHRAVELATRLAVLTMRGIDEHEVEPALWEVDANLRPEGKAGALVRTLDSHLAYYDRWAKDWEFQALLKARPLAGDAELGDRYAAAVAPLVWSSASREGFVGQVQRMRTRVTDNIPADQLHQQIKLGPGGIRDIEFTVQLLQLVHGQTDEEVRQRGTLPALVALADAGYIGRVEAGDFARDYRYLRLLEHRLQLERLHRTHLMPVDEERLRALARSTGLDGRAEELVARWTATKTRVRTLHERLFYRPLLAAVASLPEETLALTSDQAAARLSAIGFVDARGALGHIRALSQGVSRSSAIQRHLLPVLLQWFADGPDPDHGLLAFRRLSEALGEATWFLRMLRDSAGAAQRLTQVLSGSRYVSELLDRVPEAAAWLARDEDLRPRSRAALDEEALATVNRHPTADAAAAALRTLRRREVLRLAIGAIVGVTHVETLGPSLAAITTVTLRGVMRAIRREDGPWPEYAVVAMGRYGGAELGFGSDADVMHVYRPIAGMDPDLAQRRAQLISSELTRLTEDSRLPLDLDTGLRPEGRNGPVVRSFASYRAYYERWSLTWEAQALLRARGVVGDSGLIADFTELADRIRYPSAIGEADVREIKRIKARVENERLPQGADPTRHLKLGRGSLSDVEWLVQLLQLQHAHRHPALRTPTTLGALDAAVEAGLVEAEDAGRLRDAWLLASRVRSAMTLWTNRTADVLPADRAALDAIARLLEYPPGSASVLEEEYLGVTRRSRAVFERLFYGLDDRVDPLGS; this is translated from the coding sequence ATGAGACGCGGACAGACCCTGACCGGCGCGCTCGCGCGCGCCGGATTCGCCCGGCTCAGCGAGGTGGGAGCCGCGCTGGCGGAGGCGGCGGACCTCTCGGGGTGGGCCGAGGCCGACCTCGTGGAGGCGCTGACCCCGAGCGCGGACCCCGACGCGGCGCTCGACGCGCTCGTCCGGCTGCTCCGCATCGACCCGGAGCGCACCCGCGCGGTCCTCGGCGACGGCGACGCGCGGCACCGGCTGGCCCGGGTGCTCGGATCCTCCGCGGGCCTCGCCGACTTCCTCGCGCGGCACCCGGCCGAGCTCGACGGGTTCGCCCGTCCGCTCGCCCACCTGCCGGCTCCTGGCGACGTCCGCGACGTGCTGCTCCGGTCCGTCGGCGCGGTCGAGGGCGTCGCGGCGACCACCGGAGCGGAGGCGCGCGCGGCGCTCCGCATCCGGTACCGCGCGCTCGTGGCGCGCGTCGCCGCCTGGGACCTCGTGCACCCGGACCCGCTCGTCGCGGTCCGCCCCGTCACGGCCGCCCTGGCCGACCTCGCCGGCGCCGCCCTCGAGGCGTCGCTCGCCGTGGCGCGCGCCGAGCTGTCCTCGCCCGGCACCTTCGGGCGCGCGCGTCCCGAGGAGATCGCGGCGACCCGGCTCGCCGTCATCGGCATGGGCAAGGCGGGGGCGCGCGAGCTGAACTACGTGAGCGACGTGGACGTCATCTTCGTGGCCGAGGCCGCGCTCGACGCCGACGGCGAGCCCGTCATCGAGCCCCATCGGGCGGTCGAGCTCGCGACGCGGCTCGCCGTGCTCACCATGCGCGGGATCGACGAGCACGAGGTCGAGCCGGCGCTCTGGGAGGTGGACGCCAACCTCCGCCCCGAGGGCAAGGCGGGCGCGCTCGTCCGCACCCTCGACTCGCACCTGGCCTACTACGACCGGTGGGCCAAGGACTGGGAGTTCCAGGCGCTGCTGAAGGCACGGCCGCTCGCCGGCGACGCCGAGCTGGGGGACCGGTACGCCGCCGCGGTCGCGCCGCTCGTCTGGTCGAGCGCCTCCCGCGAGGGCTTCGTCGGGCAGGTCCAGCGGATGCGCACGCGCGTCACCGACAACATCCCCGCCGACCAGCTGCACCAGCAGATCAAGCTCGGGCCGGGCGGCATCCGCGACATCGAGTTCACGGTGCAGCTCCTGCAGCTGGTGCACGGCCAGACCGACGAGGAGGTGCGGCAGCGCGGCACCCTGCCCGCGCTCGTCGCCCTCGCCGACGCCGGCTACATCGGCCGCGTCGAGGCCGGCGACTTCGCACGCGACTACCGCTACCTGCGCCTGCTCGAGCACCGCCTGCAGCTCGAGCGCCTGCATCGCACGCACCTCATGCCCGTCGACGAGGAGCGCCTGCGCGCCCTCGCGCGCAGCACGGGCCTCGACGGGCGCGCGGAGGAGCTCGTCGCGCGGTGGACGGCCACCAAGACGCGCGTCCGCACGCTGCACGAGCGCCTCTTCTACCGACCGCTGCTCGCGGCCGTGGCGTCGCTGCCGGAGGAGACCCTCGCCCTCACGAGCGACCAGGCGGCGGCGCGCCTCTCGGCCATCGGGTTCGTCGACGCGCGCGGCGCCCTCGGCCACATCCGCGCGCTCTCCCAGGGCGTCTCGCGGAGCTCCGCCATCCAGCGCCACCTCCTGCCCGTGCTGCTGCAGTGGTTCGCCGACGGCCCGGATCCGGACCACGGACTCCTCGCGTTCCGCCGGCTCAGCGAGGCGCTGGGCGAGGCGACGTGGTTCCTCCGGATGCTGCGGGACTCGGCGGGTGCGGCGCAGAGGCTCACGCAGGTGCTGTCGGGATCCCGCTACGTCTCGGAGCTCCTCGACCGCGTCCCCGAGGCCGCCGCCTGGCTCGCCCGCGACGAGGACCTCCGCCCCCGCTCCCGGGCGGCGCTCGACGAGGAGGCCCTCGCCACGGTCAACCGCCACCCCACGGCCGACGCAGCGGCCGCGGCGCTGCGCACGCTGCGGCGCCGCGAGGTCCTGCGCCTCGCGATCGGCGCCATCGTGGGCGTCACGCACGTCGAGACCCTCGGGCCGTCGCTCGCGGCCATCACCACGGTCACCCTGCGCGGGGTGATGCGCGCCATCCGCCGGGAGGACGGGCCCTGGCCCGAGTACGCCGTGGTCGCCATGGGGCGCTACGGCGGGGCGGAGCTCGGTTTCGGGTCCGACGCCGATGTCATGCACGTGTACCGCCCGATCGCCGGCATGGACCCCGACCTCGCGCAGCGCCGGGCCCAGCTCATCTCCTCGGAGCTGACGCGGCTCACCGAGGACTCGCGCCTGCCGCTCGACCTCGACACGGGCCTCCGCCCCGAGGGGCGCAACGGGCCCGTCGTCCGGTCGTTCGCCTCGTATCGCGCCTACTACGAGCGCTGGTCGCTCACCTGGGAGGCCCAGGCCCTGCTGCGGGCCCGCGGCGTGGTCGGCGACAGCGGCCTCATCGCGGACTTCACGGAGCTCGCCGACCGGATCCGGTACCCGTCCGCCATCGGCGAGGCCGACGTGCGGGAGATCAAGCGCATCAAGGCGCGCGTGGAGAACGAGCGCCTGCCGCAGGGCGCGGACCCGACGCGTCACCTCAAGCTCGGCCGCGGCTCCCTGAGCGACGTCGAGTGGCTCGTCCAGTTGCTGCAGCTGCAGCACGCGCACCGGCACCCGGCCCTGCGCACGCCGACGACCCTCGGCGCCCTGGACGCGGCGGTCGAGGCCGGGCTCGTGGAGGCCGAGGACGCGGGTCGGCTGCGGGACGCCTGGCTGCTCGCGTCCCGCGTGCGATCGGCGATGACCCTCTGGACGAACCGCACGGCCGACGTCCTCCCGGCGGACCGCGCGGCGCTCGACGCCATCGCCCGCCTGCTGGAGTACCCGCCCGGATCCGCGTCGGTCCTCGAGGAGGAGTACCTCGGGGTCACGCGCCGGTCGCGCGCGGTGTTCGAGCGGCTCTTCTACGGGCTCGACGACCGCGTCGACCCCCTCGGGTCCTGA
- the glnA gene encoding type I glutamate--ammonia ligase, translating to MFRDSSEVLAFIKDTDVKFLDIRFTDLPGVQQHFNIPASTVDEEFFSVGQLFDGSSIRGFASIHESDMQLIPDVTTAYIDPFRIERTLIMVFDIYNPRNGEIYARDPRQVAKKAEKFLAASGIADTAFFAPEAEFYIFDDVRYEVNQHTSFYSVDSEEGAWNSGREEEGGNLGNKTPYKGGYFPVSPVDKQADLRDDISLKLIDAGLILERAHHEVGTGGQAEINYRFDTMVHAADDILKFKYIVKNTAEQWGKTATFMPKPLFGDNGSGMHTHQSLWNDGKPLFYDEAGYGGLSDVARWYIGGILKHAPAILAFTNPTVNSYHRLVPGFEAPVNLVYSAGNRSASIRIPITGTNPKAKRIEFRAPDASSNPYLAFAAQLMAGIDGIKNRIEPHEPVDKDLYELPPEEAKNIPQVPASLGAALEALEADHEFLTAGNVFTPDLIETWIEYKREMEIKPLAQRPHPFEFELYYGV from the coding sequence ATGTTCAGAGACTCATCCGAGGTGCTCGCGTTCATCAAGGACACCGACGTCAAGTTCCTCGATATCCGGTTCACCGACCTCCCCGGGGTGCAGCAGCACTTCAACATCCCCGCGTCCACGGTCGACGAGGAGTTCTTCTCCGTCGGCCAGCTGTTCGACGGCTCGTCCATCCGCGGCTTCGCGAGCATCCACGAGTCGGACATGCAGCTCATCCCCGACGTGACGACGGCCTACATCGACCCGTTCCGCATCGAGCGCACCCTCATCATGGTGTTCGACATCTACAACCCCCGCAACGGCGAGATCTACGCCCGCGACCCGCGCCAGGTGGCCAAGAAGGCCGAGAAGTTCCTCGCCGCGTCCGGCATCGCCGACACCGCGTTCTTCGCGCCCGAGGCCGAGTTCTACATCTTCGACGACGTCCGCTACGAGGTGAACCAGCACACGAGCTTCTACTCGGTCGACTCCGAGGAGGGCGCCTGGAACTCGGGACGCGAGGAGGAGGGCGGCAACCTGGGAAACAAGACGCCCTACAAGGGCGGCTACTTCCCTGTCAGCCCGGTCGACAAGCAGGCCGACCTCCGCGACGACATCAGCCTCAAGCTGATCGACGCCGGCCTCATCCTCGAGCGCGCGCACCACGAGGTGGGCACGGGCGGCCAGGCCGAGATCAACTACCGCTTCGACACCATGGTGCACGCGGCGGACGACATCCTGAAGTTCAAGTACATCGTCAAGAACACGGCCGAGCAGTGGGGCAAGACGGCCACGTTCATGCCGAAGCCGCTGTTCGGCGACAACGGCTCGGGCATGCACACGCACCAGTCGCTCTGGAACGACGGCAAGCCGCTGTTCTACGACGAGGCCGGCTACGGCGGGCTGTCGGATGTCGCGCGCTGGTACATCGGCGGCATCCTCAAGCACGCGCCCGCCATCCTCGCGTTCACGAACCCGACGGTGAACTCGTACCACCGCCTCGTCCCCGGCTTCGAGGCGCCCGTCAACCTCGTGTACTCGGCGGGCAACCGCTCGGCGTCGATCCGCATCCCCATCACGGGCACGAACCCGAAGGCGAAGCGCATCGAGTTCCGCGCGCCCGACGCGTCGAGCAACCCGTACCTCGCGTTCGCCGCGCAGCTCATGGCCGGCATCGACGGCATCAAGAACCGCATCGAGCCGCACGAGCCCGTCGACAAGGACCTCTACGAGCTCCCGCCCGAGGAGGCGAAGAACATCCCGCAGGTGCCCGCGTCGCTCGGAGCCGCCCTCGAGGCGCTCGAGGCCGACCACGAGTTCCTCACGGCCGGCAACGTGTTCACGCCCGACCTCATCGAGACGTGGATCGAGTACAAGCGCGAGATGGAGATCAAGCCCCTCGCGCAGCGCCCGCACCCGTTCGAGTTCGAGCTGTACTACGGCGTCTGA